A region of Geothrix edaphica DNA encodes the following proteins:
- a CDS encoding hydrogenase produces MIHILLSRWRQGYRTLPYPKALPALPERFRGRPEIHPERCPEGCRVCADACATEAITFGAAGPRIDLGRCLFCPDCAEACPEGAIEYTQEHRLATRTREDLNLDSADEYRLAAVLDGEMKRLFGRSLKLRVVSAGGCNGCEVDVNVLGTLGWDLGRFGIQYVASPRHADGLLICGPVTRNMELAVRKTYDAVPHPKMVIAVGACAIAGGPYFRQEEQLGGVASVLPVDLFIPGCPPHPLTILDGLLRLLGRLEAEGRVGA; encoded by the coding sequence ATGATCCACATCCTGCTCTCCCGCTGGCGCCAGGGCTACCGCACCTTGCCCTACCCGAAGGCGCTGCCCGCGCTGCCCGAGCGGTTCCGGGGGCGGCCGGAGATCCACCCGGAGCGCTGCCCCGAAGGCTGCCGGGTCTGCGCGGACGCCTGTGCCACGGAGGCCATCACCTTCGGAGCCGCCGGCCCGCGCATCGATCTCGGCCGCTGCCTCTTCTGCCCTGATTGCGCGGAGGCCTGCCCCGAGGGCGCCATCGAATACACGCAGGAACACCGCCTCGCCACCCGGACACGGGAGGATCTGAACCTGGATTCTGCGGATGAGTACCGCCTGGCCGCGGTCCTGGACGGCGAGATGAAGCGGCTCTTCGGCCGGTCGCTCAAGCTCCGGGTGGTGAGCGCGGGCGGCTGCAACGGCTGCGAGGTGGACGTGAACGTGCTGGGCACCCTCGGCTGGGACCTGGGGCGCTTCGGCATCCAGTACGTGGCCTCGCCGCGCCACGCCGATGGCCTGCTCATCTGCGGTCCCGTCACGCGGAACATGGAGCTGGCGGTCCGCAAGACCTACGACGCCGTCCCCCACCCCAAGATGGTCATCGCCGTGGGCGCCTGCGCCATTGCGGGAGGCCCCTACTTCCGCCAGGAGGAGCAGCTCGGGGGCGTCGCCAGCGTGCTGCCGGTGGACCTCTTCATCCCCGGCTGCCCGCCCCACCCCCTCACCATCCTGGACGGCCTGCTGCGGCTGCTGGGACGGCTGGAGGCTGAGGGCCGGGTGGGGGCCTGA
- a CDS encoding OmpP1/FadL family transporter, translating into MLSAQSPIGTLISEQSRTNFTVQGAGARAMGLGGAFIAVADDATAVSFNPAGLAQLLHPEVSFVATGTQHSVGYEDFETSNRGRVLAVSDALVSSTRFDPLFISATAPLQVGGRNLVLQLSVQRAFALTDHTQRNLTESPVASTPGLPTRVTQDVSQTGQIDLYSLAAAYEVSQRILLGLSYNQWRGRWDLASTSLSTTGTTNTAVAFRQANAMDGGNFNLGLIWRWPTWSFGLVHRTGFHADYTFATQLSTYPGQGGFTGAPMTTGLHWPSGTGAGFAYRPSDRWLITADLSQTLWSTTRYMSSSSRLNGQSFFDFDKGDRTPNATDAHLGLEYLKITPSGSVIPLRAGLSREPQPVVDAVTGIQRVMYRASVGSGLKRGPVGVDVAYRYGWSSRRASQSLDVDQILNRTGSPSVGAEHIREHRLDVSTILQFDRRPLERALRYLFVGD; encoded by the coding sequence ATGCTGTCTGCCCAAAGCCCCATCGGCACCCTGATCTCCGAGCAGTCCCGCACCAACTTCACCGTCCAGGGCGCCGGGGCCCGCGCCATGGGACTTGGGGGGGCATTCATCGCGGTGGCGGATGATGCCACCGCCGTCTCCTTCAACCCCGCAGGACTGGCGCAGCTCCTCCACCCAGAAGTCAGTTTCGTGGCCACCGGAACCCAACATTCAGTGGGCTATGAAGACTTCGAAACATCCAATCGGGGCCGCGTCCTGGCCGTGAGCGATGCCCTCGTCAGCTCCACTCGCTTCGACCCCCTATTCATCTCTGCGACCGCTCCCCTGCAGGTGGGGGGCCGGAACCTGGTGCTCCAGCTATCCGTCCAACGCGCCTTCGCCCTCACCGACCACACTCAGCGCAACCTGACGGAATCCCCGGTCGCCAGCACCCCCGGGCTTCCCACCCGAGTCACTCAGGACGTCAGTCAGACCGGGCAGATCGACCTCTACTCTCTGGCCGCGGCCTACGAGGTCTCACAGCGGATCCTGCTGGGCCTCTCCTACAATCAGTGGCGCGGGCGCTGGGATCTGGCTTCGACGAGCCTCAGCACCACGGGCACGACGAATACCGCGGTGGCCTTCCGCCAGGCCAATGCGATGGATGGCGGCAACTTCAACCTCGGCCTCATCTGGCGCTGGCCCACCTGGAGCTTCGGACTCGTCCACCGCACGGGATTCCACGCCGATTACACCTTCGCCACGCAGCTCTCCACCTACCCCGGCCAGGGCGGGTTCACCGGCGCACCGATGACCACAGGGCTCCATTGGCCCTCGGGGACCGGGGCCGGCTTCGCCTACCGCCCCTCGGACCGGTGGCTGATCACGGCGGATCTGTCCCAAACGCTCTGGTCCACCACCCGGTACATGTCCTCCTCCTCGCGGCTCAACGGCCAGAGCTTCTTCGATTTCGACAAGGGGGACCGGACCCCCAACGCCACCGATGCCCACCTGGGCCTCGAGTATCTGAAGATCACCCCGAGCGGATCGGTGATCCCACTCCGGGCGGGACTGAGCCGCGAACCGCAGCCCGTGGTCGATGCGGTCACAGGCATCCAACGCGTGATGTACCGCGCCTCCGTGGGCAGCGGTCTCAAGCGGGGGCCCGTGGGGGTGGATGTCGCCTACCGGTACGGATGGTCCAGCCGACGCGCCTCCCAGTCGCTGGACGTGGACCAGATCCTGAATCGGACGGGGTCTCCATCCGTGGGGGCCGAACACATCCGGGAGCACCGGCTGGACGTCTCCACCATCCTCCAGTTCGACCGCCGGCCTCTGGAGCGGGCGTTGCGCTACCTCTTCGTGGGAGATTGA
- a CDS encoding proton-conducting transporter membrane subunit: MAWLLILVPLLAAVLAFAVSSPTLRAWILPAVGVLHLGILLVALAGWRALPATAWFGLDALGGWVLLVISVLFCICAFYAPAYLALRPERDHRVLSTCLLGFLGLASLLAQARHPGIAWVAMETTTLVSAPLIYFNHNRRSLEATWKYLVIGSVGIALALLGTLFIAYAAHMGGLDEPLQYTRLMENASRLSRPWLRAGFVLTLVGYGTKMGLAPLHTWKPDAYGETPGIVGALLAGGVTSCAFLALLRIYAVVGAAGEGAFARELLVAFGMLSMAWALVFMIRQTDIKRLLAYSSVEHMGILVFGIGIGGLAAKFALFHLAANALVKSVLFLSAGNIHRSYASKQLPFVTGALRRTPVSGWLFLLAFLAITGMPPFAPFLSEFNIAAGALGTGHLLGGSAFLILLGGIFLAMSETVVKVVFGTPSAQRVRTPYKDAPATTAPLIVALGLALILGVWMPRPLQAMLEHAATTVDRAPAPAETLPSARLGVQP; this comes from the coding sequence ATGGCCTGGCTGCTCATCCTCGTCCCCCTCCTGGCCGCGGTCCTGGCCTTCGCGGTCTCCTCCCCCACCCTCCGCGCCTGGATCCTGCCCGCCGTGGGCGTCCTCCACCTCGGGATCCTGCTCGTGGCGCTCGCCGGCTGGCGGGCCCTGCCGGCCACGGCCTGGTTCGGGCTCGACGCCCTGGGCGGCTGGGTGCTGCTGGTGATCAGCGTCCTCTTCTGCATCTGCGCCTTCTACGCCCCGGCCTACCTGGCCCTGCGCCCCGAGCGCGACCACCGGGTGCTCTCCACCTGCCTCCTGGGCTTCCTGGGCCTGGCCTCGCTGCTGGCGCAGGCCCGCCACCCCGGCATCGCCTGGGTGGCCATGGAGACCACCACCCTGGTCTCGGCGCCCCTCATCTACTTCAACCACAACCGGCGTTCGCTGGAGGCCACCTGGAAGTACCTGGTCATCGGCTCCGTGGGCATCGCCCTGGCCCTGCTGGGCACGCTCTTCATCGCCTACGCGGCCCACATGGGCGGGCTGGATGAGCCGCTGCAGTACACGCGGCTCATGGAGAACGCCTCGCGCCTGTCGCGGCCCTGGCTGCGGGCGGGCTTCGTGCTGACCCTCGTGGGCTACGGCACCAAGATGGGCCTGGCGCCCCTCCACACCTGGAAGCCCGATGCCTACGGTGAGACGCCGGGGATCGTGGGCGCCCTGCTGGCGGGCGGCGTCACCAGCTGTGCCTTCCTCGCCCTGCTGCGGATCTACGCGGTGGTGGGGGCGGCGGGCGAGGGGGCCTTCGCCCGGGAGCTGCTGGTGGCCTTCGGCATGCTCTCCATGGCCTGGGCCCTGGTGTTCATGATCCGGCAGACGGACATCAAGCGGCTGCTCGCCTACTCCAGCGTCGAGCACATGGGCATCCTCGTCTTCGGCATCGGCATCGGCGGACTGGCGGCGAAGTTCGCCCTCTTCCACCTGGCGGCCAACGCCCTGGTGAAGAGCGTGCTCTTCCTGTCGGCGGGCAACATCCACCGCAGCTACGCCAGCAAGCAGCTGCCCTTCGTCACCGGCGCCCTCCGCCGCACGCCGGTGTCCGGCTGGCTCTTCCTCCTGGCCTTCCTGGCCATCACGGGCATGCCGCCCTTCGCGCCCTTCCTCAGCGAGTTCAACATCGCCGCCGGGGCCCTCGGTACGGGCCACCTCCTGGGCGGATCGGCCTTCCTCATCCTGCTGGGCGGCATCTTCCTGGCCATGAGCGAGACCGTGGTGAAGGTGGTCTTCGGCACGCCCAGCGCCCAGCGGGTCCGCACGCCCTACAAGGACGCGCCGGCCACCACGGCGCCCCTCATCGTGGCGCTCGGCCTGGCCCTGATCCTGGGCGTCTGGATGCCCCGGCCGCTCCAGGCCATGCTCGAGCACGCCGCCACCACCGTCGACCGGGCCCCCGCCCCGGCCGAGACCCTCCCTTCCGCCCGCCTGGGGGTGCAGCCATGA
- a CDS encoding respiratory chain complex I subunit 1 family protein, producing the protein MVRSLLPTILQTLLHGLTVLLLPPLLPGLIAKTKALMAGRQGPPVLQLYYDLAKLARKRAVFSRTTSWVFLAGPVGGVAAGLAASCLVPFGHTPAPVSFEGDVILFAYLFGLARFLTILSALDTGSSFEGMGAAREATFSALAEPALFLGFAALAKATSSLSLGTMLVFPGSLATRFTGPLILILAGWVIVYLAENSRIPVDDPNTHLELTMIHEVMVLDHSGRPFALVLYGASLKLLVLGALILTPALPRAAQAWQNWLVFYLALGGLAVGVGLVESSMARFRMTKVPQFLVAGVLATGFAFLLMLV; encoded by the coding sequence ATGGTTCGATCCCTGCTCCCGACGATCCTTCAAACCCTGCTGCACGGGCTGACGGTCCTGCTGCTGCCGCCCCTGCTGCCGGGCCTCATCGCCAAGACCAAGGCCCTGATGGCGGGACGACAGGGGCCGCCGGTGCTCCAGCTCTACTACGACCTGGCCAAGCTCGCCCGCAAGCGGGCCGTCTTCAGCCGCACCACCTCGTGGGTGTTCCTCGCCGGTCCCGTGGGCGGCGTGGCCGCGGGCCTGGCGGCCTCCTGCCTGGTGCCCTTCGGCCACACCCCGGCGCCGGTCTCCTTCGAAGGCGATGTCATCCTCTTCGCCTACCTCTTCGGGCTGGCGCGCTTCCTCACGATCCTCTCGGCCCTGGACACGGGCTCCAGCTTCGAGGGCATGGGCGCGGCGCGGGAAGCCACCTTCTCGGCCCTGGCGGAACCCGCGCTTTTCCTGGGCTTCGCGGCCCTGGCCAAGGCCACCTCCAGCCTCTCCCTGGGGACCATGCTGGTCTTCCCCGGCAGCCTCGCGACCCGGTTCACGGGGCCGCTGATCCTCATCCTGGCGGGCTGGGTCATCGTCTACCTGGCGGAGAACTCGCGCATCCCCGTGGATGACCCGAACACCCACCTGGAGCTCACCATGATCCACGAGGTGATGGTGCTCGACCACTCGGGCCGGCCCTTCGCCCTGGTGCTCTACGGCGCCAGCCTCAAGCTCCTGGTGCTGGGGGCGCTGATCCTGACCCCGGCCCTGCCGCGGGCGGCGCAGGCCTGGCAGAACTGGCTGGTCTTCTACCTCGCCCTCGGCGGCCTCGCGGTGGGGGTGGGCCTGGTGGAGAGCTCCATGGCGCGGTTCCGCATGACGAAGGTCCCGCAGTTCCTGGTGGCCGGGGTGCTGGCCACGGGCTTCGCCTTCCTCCTGATGCTGGTGTAG
- a CDS encoding Glu/Leu/Phe/Val family dehydrogenase: MPTDQTNAFEAMQARLRVASQLYGLDDALFKVFMAPSRSMIVSLPVLMDSGHWEVFTGYRVQHNIARGPAKGGIRYDMNVTLDEVKALAAWMTWKCAVVDVPFGGGKGGIVCDPAKLSLGEKERLTRRYIAEIMDIIGPDRDVPAPDMGTDAQTMAWVLDTYSMHVRQTENAVVTGKPLGLGGSLGRTEATGRGILITAREAMQRLGKPLAGATVAVQGFGNVGSQAARLLHEAGARIVAIGDIQGAVKNDRGLDIHALLKHVAEARTVVGFRGAEPMDPTALLTHPVDILVPAASENQITEANAAQVRAKVIVEGANGPTTPEADPILLEHGVLVVPDILANVGGVTVSYFEWVQNRQGFYWREREVNERLVDYMTHAFQATFATTDKYKTNPRIGAYILALDRVAQAMKYRGFYA; the protein is encoded by the coding sequence ATGCCGACCGACCAGACCAACGCCTTTGAAGCCATGCAGGCCCGCCTGCGGGTCGCCTCCCAGCTCTACGGTCTGGACGACGCGCTCTTCAAGGTGTTCATGGCCCCCAGCCGCTCCATGATCGTGAGCCTGCCGGTGCTCATGGACAGCGGCCACTGGGAGGTCTTCACCGGCTACCGGGTGCAGCACAACATCGCCCGCGGGCCCGCCAAGGGCGGCATCCGCTACGACATGAACGTGACCCTGGACGAGGTGAAGGCCCTCGCGGCCTGGATGACCTGGAAGTGCGCCGTGGTGGACGTGCCCTTCGGCGGCGGCAAGGGCGGCATCGTGTGCGATCCCGCCAAGCTGAGCCTGGGCGAGAAGGAGCGGCTCACCCGCCGCTACATCGCCGAGATCATGGACATCATCGGCCCCGACCGCGACGTGCCGGCCCCCGACATGGGCACGGACGCCCAGACCATGGCCTGGGTGCTGGACACCTACTCCATGCACGTCCGCCAGACCGAGAACGCCGTGGTGACCGGGAAGCCCCTGGGCCTGGGCGGCAGCCTGGGCCGCACCGAGGCCACGGGCCGCGGCATTCTCATCACCGCCCGCGAGGCCATGCAGCGCCTGGGTAAGCCCCTGGCCGGCGCCACCGTGGCCGTGCAGGGCTTCGGCAATGTGGGCAGCCAGGCGGCGCGGCTCCTGCATGAGGCCGGGGCCCGCATCGTGGCCATCGGCGACATCCAGGGCGCCGTCAAGAACGACCGGGGCCTGGACATCCACGCCCTGCTCAAGCACGTGGCCGAGGCCCGCACCGTCGTCGGTTTCCGGGGCGCCGAGCCCATGGATCCCACCGCGCTGCTCACCCATCCGGTGGACATCCTGGTGCCCGCGGCCTCGGAGAACCAGATCACGGAAGCCAACGCGGCCCAGGTCCGCGCCAAGGTCATCGTGGAGGGCGCCAACGGCCCCACCACGCCCGAGGCCGATCCCATCCTGCTGGAGCACGGCGTCCTCGTGGTGCCGGACATCCTGGCCAACGTGGGCGGCGTGACCGTCAGCTACTTCGAGTGGGTGCAGAACCGCCAGGGCTTCTACTGGCGGGAGCGCGAGGTCAACGAGCGCCTGGTGGACTACATGACCCATGCCTTCCAGGCCACCTTCGCCACCACAGACAAGTACAAGACCAACCCCCGCATCGGCGCCTACATCCTGGCCCTGGACCGCGTGGCCCAGGCCATGAAGTACCGCGGGTTCTACGCTTGA
- a CDS encoding serine/threonine-protein kinase, producing the protein MAFRIRAALGLGMAPLLMAQAQPTFYAAYQDGLDAEHQGQWKAAATAYRRAIELRPASAARVVIYGNNLLTNYSPHTHLARCLLESGDVNGAQAALGKAAHFDEPKAERDALHHAISQRIQAAPLPNEPASRITPAEAAPLAHSPSHPPPPPPATEPAPPPVPLQPAPGIRAATSAVPPSPARPKAASPAPVEAPISTPAPAQPLAAQGEPTRNWRMVWPIGALLSLAGALLIRRWRRRPLEESSFKDPQQLGPYRIERLLGRGGFASTYLAHHITTKTPVALKLLHPYRHDDPEFLRRFRQEAKLGTMLDHPNLVRMLDPGPETGPPWLAMEYVSGRRLDQVLREGGPPSLPAFLRIALQIAGAMAHAHSLGIVHRDLKPGNVIFDGDQAKVMDFGISRIVDSNTLTTTYAFLGTPRYAAPEAQRKAQVGPAADRYAFGIILFEMLAGHPPFDGETPFEILDQHQRTPLPDLSALRPDVPPELVDLIERLCRKDPDQRPGDEEVIRTLEQFLLESPPAKEP; encoded by the coding sequence TTGGCTTTCCGGATTCGCGCCGCCCTGGGACTGGGGATGGCCCCCCTGCTGATGGCCCAGGCCCAGCCGACGTTCTACGCGGCCTACCAGGACGGCCTCGACGCTGAGCACCAGGGTCAGTGGAAGGCCGCCGCCACGGCCTATCGCCGGGCCATCGAACTCAGGCCCGCCTCGGCCGCGCGAGTGGTCATCTACGGCAACAACCTGCTCACCAACTATTCACCCCATACCCACCTGGCGCGGTGCCTCCTGGAGTCCGGCGATGTGAATGGGGCCCAGGCCGCCCTCGGAAAGGCGGCCCATTTCGATGAACCGAAAGCGGAGCGGGATGCCCTCCACCACGCCATCAGCCAGCGAATCCAGGCTGCGCCTCTCCCCAATGAGCCGGCATCCCGGATCACGCCTGCGGAGGCCGCTCCTCTGGCACATTCTCCTTCCCATCCACCTCCCCCACCACCGGCCACGGAACCCGCGCCTCCACCCGTCCCGCTGCAACCCGCTCCCGGAATTCGGGCCGCCACTAGCGCGGTACCGCCCTCTCCCGCCCGGCCAAAGGCCGCAAGCCCCGCCCCTGTAGAGGCACCCATCTCAACGCCAGCGCCTGCCCAGCCGCTCGCGGCTCAGGGAGAACCCACCCGCAACTGGAGGATGGTATGGCCCATCGGGGCCCTCCTGTCCCTGGCAGGGGCGCTCCTGATCCGGCGATGGCGGCGGCGCCCCCTCGAAGAATCCTCCTTCAAGGATCCCCAGCAACTCGGACCCTACCGCATCGAGCGCCTCCTGGGTCGGGGTGGGTTCGCCAGCACCTACCTGGCCCACCACATCACCACCAAGACACCCGTGGCCCTCAAGCTGCTGCATCCCTACCGCCACGATGATCCCGAGTTCCTGCGCCGCTTCCGGCAAGAGGCGAAACTGGGCACCATGCTGGATCATCCCAACCTGGTGCGGATGCTGGATCCCGGACCTGAGACCGGCCCCCCCTGGCTGGCGATGGAATATGTCTCCGGCCGGCGGCTCGATCAGGTGCTCCGGGAAGGTGGCCCCCCCTCCCTGCCGGCATTCCTCCGCATCGCGCTTCAGATCGCCGGGGCCATGGCCCACGCGCACAGCCTCGGCATCGTCCACCGCGACCTGAAACCCGGCAACGTGATCTTCGATGGCGACCAGGCCAAGGTGATGGATTTCGGGATCTCGCGCATCGTGGATTCCAACACCCTGACCACCACCTACGCCTTTCTGGGCACACCGAGGTACGCTGCGCCCGAGGCCCAGCGCAAGGCCCAGGTGGGACCTGCAGCGGACCGTTATGCCTTCGGGATCATCCTCTTCGAGATGCTGGCGGGGCATCCACCCTTCGATGGGGAAACCCCCTTCGAGATCCTCGACCAGCACCAGCGGACCCCCCTGCCGGATCTGTCAGCCCTCCGCCCCGATGTCCCCCCGGAGCTCGTGGACCTGATCGAGCGGCTCTGCCGGAAAGACCCCGACCAGCGACCCGGGGACGAAGAAGTGATCCGAACCCTCGAACAGTTTCTGCTGGAATCTCCGCCTGCCAAAGAGCCCTAG
- the rsfS gene encoding ribosome silencing factor: MTLDSRLATVVDAARSKKAFRIRLVDVKDIASFTDVFAFMSGGSDRQNRAIAEAIEDALKLADERPISREGEANGNWVLLDYGNLVVHVMDEETRRHYNLEGLWSAGHELELPAETHPASDARP, from the coding sequence ATGACCCTTGATTCCCGGCTCGCGACCGTCGTCGACGCCGCCCGGTCCAAGAAAGCCTTCCGCATCCGACTCGTGGACGTGAAGGACATCGCCAGCTTCACCGATGTGTTCGCCTTCATGAGCGGGGGCAGCGATCGCCAGAACCGCGCCATCGCGGAGGCCATCGAGGATGCACTCAAGCTGGCCGACGAGCGCCCCATCTCCCGCGAGGGCGAAGCCAACGGCAACTGGGTGCTGCTCGACTACGGCAACCTCGTGGTCCACGTCATGGACGAGGAGACCCGCCGGCACTACAACCTTGAGGGGCTCTGGAGCGCCGGCCACGAGCTGGAGCTGCCCGCCGAGACCCACCCCGCATCCGATGCCCGTCCGTAG
- a CDS encoding NADH-quinone oxidoreductase subunit C — translation MSAELPLLRNGQRLPLREVPELPIREFREAILRRIHEGDRLACLCADFDLRLVAVLAEDAGQALRVLSTKLDAPRYPALTPDCPQAHLFEREIAEQTGIVPEGHPWLKPVRFHLPWNGASDPWQRDGALVPGVMDFFRVEGEEVHEVAVGPVHAGVIEPGHFRFQCHGERVFHLEIALGYQHRGVEKALLGGPHPLSLKQAETACGDSSIAHAWAYCRLLEGLADVQVPARVDLVRGVALELERVANHVGDLGALSGDVGFLPTASFCGRIRGDWLNLSAEGCGSRLGRDWLRPGGLRQELEPALAARMRPRLEHAWADTKDAVELLWGAASVMIRFEAAGRVDPDRAREIGLVGVPARASGLGRDVRHDHPFGPYGTRPIPVAQAESGNVHSRAWVRWVEVGESTRFLSTALASLAESEAAPKAAPLPPLAPEHLCVSLTEGWRGEVLHLAWTDAQGRFARYKIVDPSFHNWFGLALALRGEQVSDFPLCNKSFNLSYCGHDL, via the coding sequence ATGAGCGCCGAGCTGCCGCTCCTCCGCAACGGCCAGCGCCTGCCCCTGCGGGAGGTGCCGGAGCTGCCCATCCGCGAGTTCCGCGAGGCCATCCTGCGGCGCATTCATGAAGGGGACCGCCTCGCCTGCCTGTGCGCGGACTTCGACCTGCGCCTCGTCGCGGTGCTGGCCGAGGATGCGGGGCAGGCCCTCCGTGTCCTGAGCACGAAGCTGGACGCGCCCCGCTACCCCGCCCTCACGCCGGACTGCCCCCAGGCCCACCTCTTCGAGCGCGAGATCGCCGAGCAGACCGGCATCGTCCCCGAGGGCCATCCCTGGCTCAAGCCGGTGCGGTTCCACCTCCCCTGGAACGGCGCGTCCGATCCCTGGCAGCGCGACGGAGCGCTGGTCCCCGGGGTGATGGACTTCTTCCGCGTGGAGGGCGAGGAGGTCCATGAGGTGGCCGTGGGGCCCGTCCATGCGGGCGTCATCGAGCCCGGGCACTTCCGCTTCCAGTGCCACGGCGAGCGCGTCTTCCACCTGGAGATCGCCCTGGGCTACCAGCACCGCGGCGTGGAGAAGGCCCTGCTCGGCGGCCCGCATCCCCTCAGCCTGAAGCAGGCCGAGACGGCCTGCGGGGACAGCAGCATCGCCCACGCCTGGGCCTACTGCCGCCTGCTGGAGGGCCTGGCGGACGTCCAGGTGCCGGCCCGCGTGGACCTGGTGCGGGGCGTGGCCCTGGAGCTGGAGCGCGTCGCCAACCATGTGGGGGACCTCGGCGCGCTGTCGGGCGATGTGGGCTTCCTGCCCACAGCCTCGTTCTGCGGGCGCATCCGCGGCGACTGGCTGAACCTGAGCGCCGAAGGCTGCGGCAGCCGCCTGGGCCGAGACTGGCTGCGCCCCGGCGGCCTGCGGCAGGAGCTGGAACCTGCCCTGGCCGCCCGGATGCGGCCGCGCCTGGAGCACGCCTGGGCGGACACGAAGGATGCGGTGGAGTTGTTGTGGGGTGCCGCCTCCGTGATGATCCGCTTCGAGGCGGCGGGGCGCGTGGATCCCGACCGGGCCCGCGAGATCGGCCTGGTGGGCGTGCCGGCGCGGGCCTCCGGCCTGGGCCGGGACGTTCGCCACGATCACCCCTTTGGGCCGTACGGAACCCGTCCCATTCCCGTGGCCCAGGCCGAGAGCGGCAACGTGCACTCCCGGGCCTGGGTGCGCTGGGTGGAGGTGGGCGAGAGCACGCGCTTCCTCTCCACGGCATTGGCCTCCCTGGCGGAGAGCGAAGCCGCGCCCAAGGCCGCGCCCCTGCCCCCCCTGGCGCCGGAACACCTGTGCGTGTCGCTCACGGAGGGCTGGCGGGGCGAGGTACTCCACTTGGCCTGGACGGACGCCCAGGGCCGCTTCGCCCGCTACAAGATCGTGGACCCCTCCTTCCACAACTGGTTCGGGCTGGCCCTGGCCCTGCGCGGGGAGCAGGTCTCCGACTTCCCCCTGTGCAACAAGAGCTTCAACCTCTCCTACTGCGGGCACGACCTATGA
- a CDS encoding DUF535 family protein, whose translation MIRSYIQVSRKAWHYSTQAYESHPGERKKVKRHLRWAALAVLREASVHGWFSFLDDPVFRPFVVANPRLAFRPMGTYMSRRWGWSRRFKVIRDTYIFANAKGGVFQGSLLREEGLLLARIPLDKIGTMNLRMRADAQFRKEGEIGVFLEIDDIPGAISSFAYSLERHPSGWSCYVGALQGRKGGDEETIKVATKAMHGLRPKALMVFVAQEITRSLRVSSLLGIGNDIHVARGRVLGPAKKILFDYDELWLEAGGARQPDGWYQLPLKSPRRSGEEIKPNKRSMYAKRYLLMDALSRQIRTVLTAS comes from the coding sequence TTGATCCGGAGCTACATCCAGGTTTCCAGGAAGGCCTGGCACTACAGCACCCAGGCCTACGAGTCCCACCCTGGAGAACGGAAGAAGGTCAAACGGCATCTCCGCTGGGCCGCCTTGGCTGTCCTCCGGGAGGCCTCTGTCCACGGCTGGTTCTCTTTTCTCGATGATCCTGTTTTCCGGCCTTTCGTGGTGGCCAACCCAAGGCTGGCCTTCCGCCCGATGGGGACCTACATGTCCCGCCGATGGGGCTGGTCCAGGCGTTTCAAGGTGATCCGCGACACCTACATCTTCGCAAATGCGAAGGGTGGGGTGTTCCAGGGATCCCTGCTCCGGGAAGAAGGCCTCCTGCTGGCTCGGATCCCCCTGGACAAGATTGGAACCATGAACCTGCGGATGCGGGCCGACGCCCAGTTCCGCAAGGAAGGGGAGATCGGGGTTTTTCTGGAGATCGACGACATCCCAGGCGCCATCAGTTCGTTCGCCTACTCCCTCGAGCGCCACCCCTCCGGCTGGTCCTGCTATGTCGGCGCCCTCCAGGGGCGGAAGGGTGGCGATGAGGAGACCATCAAGGTGGCGACCAAGGCCATGCATGGCCTCCGGCCCAAGGCCCTGATGGTCTTCGTGGCCCAGGAGATCACCCGATCGCTGCGCGTATCCAGCCTGCTGGGCATTGGAAACGACATCCATGTGGCCCGCGGAAGGGTTCTCGGGCCGGCCAAGAAGATCCTCTTCGACTACGACGAGCTCTGGCTGGAGGCAGGTGGCGCGCGCCAGCCGGATGGTTGGTACCAACTGCCCCTGAAGTCGCCCCGGCGGTCCGGCGAGGAGATCAAGCCCAACAAGCGGTCGATGTATGCCAAGCGATACCTCTTGATGGACGCACTTTCGCGGCAGATTCGGACCGTGCTCACGGCCTCGTGA